Proteins encoded in a region of the Suncus etruscus isolate mSunEtr1 chromosome 1, mSunEtr1.pri.cur, whole genome shotgun sequence genome:
- the MRPL38 gene encoding 39S ribosomal protein L38, mitochondrial, which produces MAAPLWRAALRVGWGCPGFSTSAALSRRTPPLGPMPNEDIDVSNLDRLQKYRSFRRYRRRAEQEARAPHWWRTYRDYFGAKPDPKDKIDIGLPPPKVNRAQQLLERKQFLRELRANVEEERAARLGTASIPLEAVRAEWEQTCGPYHKQRLAEYCGLYRDLFNGATFVPHVPLHVAYAVGEDDLMPVYHGNEVTPTEAACAPEVSYEADKGSLWTLLLTNLDGHLQEPDAEYLHWLVTNIPDNRVTKGQETCPYLPPFPARGSGFHRLVFLLFKQDRPIDFSGDTRPTPCYQLAQRTFHTFHFYKKHQEALTPAGLAFFQCRWDESVTHIFHQLLDMREPVFEFVRPPPYHPKQKRFPHLQPLRYLDRYRDAYEPTYGIY; this is translated from the exons ATGGCGGCGCCCTTATGGCGAGCCGCGCTGCGGGTCGGCTGGGGGTGTCCGGGCTTTAGCACGTCGG CCGCCCTGAGCCGCCGGACCCCGCCGCTGGGCCCGATGCCCAACGAGGACATCGACGTGAGCAACCTGGACCGGCTGCAGAAGTACCGGAGCTTCCGTCGCTACCGGCGCCGCGCGGAGCAGGAGGCGCGGGCCCCGCACTGGTGGCGGACCTACCGGGACTACTTCGGGGCGAAGCCAG ATCCTAAAGACAAAATTGACATTGGGCTGCCCCCTCCCAAAGTGAACCGGGCCCAGCAGCTCCTGGAGCGAAAGCAGTTCCTCAGAGAACTCCGTGCCAATGTGGAGGAGGAGAGGGCTGCACGCCTGGGCACAG CAAGCATCCCTCTGGAAGCGGTGCGGGCCGAGTGGGAGCAAACCTGCGGCCCTTACCATAAGCAGCGCCTGGCCGAGTACTGTGGCCTCTACCGGGACCTGTTTAATGGCGCCACCTTTGTGCCCCACGTTCCCCTGCACGTGGCCTATGCTGTCGGGGAGGACGACCTGATGCCCGTGTACCACGGCAACGAGGTGACCCCCACCGAG GCCGCCTGCGCCCCAGAAGTGAGCTATGAGGCAGACAAGGGTTCCCTGTGGACACTGCTGCTCACCAACCTGG ATGGACACTTGCAGGAGCCTGACGCTGAATACCTGCACTGGCTGGT CACCAACATCCCGGACAACAGAGTGACAAAAGGCCAAGAGACGTGTCCCTATCTGCCCCCCTTCCCTGCGCGTGGCTCTGGCTTCCACCGACTTGTCTTCTTGCTCTTCAAGCAGGACAGGCCCATCGATTTCTCTGGGGACACCCGGCCCACACCCTG CTACCAGCTGGCCCAGCGAACCTTCCACACGTTCCATTTCTACAAGAAGCATCAGGAGGCCCTGACCCCGGCCGGCCTGGCCTTCTTCCAGTGCCGCTGGGATGAGTCGGTCACCCACATCTTCCACCAGCTTCTGG ACATGCGGGAACCCGTGTTTGAATTTGTCCGCCCCCCGCCTTACCACCCCAAGCAGAAGCGCTTCCCACACCTGCAGCCGTTACGCTATCTGGACCGGTACCGGGACGCTTACGAGCCCACCTATGGCATCTATTAG